One Pseudorhodoplanes sinuspersici DNA segment encodes these proteins:
- the rpsE gene encoding 30S ribosomal protein S5, giving the protein MAREPRREHRGEREESEFIDKLVHINRVAKVVKGGRRFGFAALVVVGDQKGRVGFGHGKAREVPEAIRKATDAAKRNLTRVPLREGRTLHHDVYGRHGAGKVQLRAAPAGTGIIAGGPMRAVFESLGMQDIVAKSLGSSNPYNMVRATFDALKNQDSPRSVAARRSIKVSTLQARRREEGVEATAE; this is encoded by the coding sequence ATGGCACGTGAACCCAGACGCGAACACCGCGGTGAACGGGAAGAGTCGGAATTCATCGACAAACTCGTTCACATCAATCGCGTCGCGAAGGTGGTGAAGGGCGGCCGGCGTTTCGGCTTTGCCGCGCTGGTGGTGGTCGGCGATCAGAAGGGCCGGGTCGGTTTCGGCCACGGCAAGGCACGCGAAGTGCCGGAAGCGATCCGCAAGGCGACCGATGCGGCGAAGCGCAACCTGACGCGCGTTCCGCTGCGCGAGGGCCGCACGTTGCATCACGACGTGTATGGCCGTCATGGCGCCGGCAAGGTTCAGTTGCGTGCGGCTCCGGCCGGTACCGGCATCATCGCCGGTGGCCCGATGCGCGCGGTGTTCGAGTCGCTCGGCATGCAGGACATCGTCGCCAAGTCGCTCGGCTCGTCGAACCCCTATAACATGGTGCGCGCGACCTTCGACGCATTGAAGAACCAGGATTCGCCGCGTTCGGTTGCGGCGCGTCGTTCGATCAAGGTCTCGACCCTGCAGGCACGTCGCCGCGAAGAGGGTGTCGAGGCAACCGCCGAATAA
- the rpsN gene encoding 30S ribosomal protein S14 yields the protein MAKKSSIEKNKRRRKMTKSFAGRRSRLKEIAMDKTKPMEERFAASLKLAELPRNSSATRIRNRCEVTGRPRAYYRKHKLSRIALRELGNKGLIPGLVKSSW from the coding sequence ATGGCGAAGAAGAGTTCGATCGAGAAGAACAAGCGGCGTCGCAAGATGACGAAGTCGTTTGCCGGCCGCCGTTCGCGGCTGAAAGAGATCGCCATGGACAAGACCAAGCCGATGGAAGAGCGCTTCGCGGCCTCTCTCAAGCTTGCCGAATTGCCGCGCAATTCGTCAGCCACGCGTATTCGCAACCGCTGCGAGGTGACGGGCCGTCCGCGCGCCTATTACCGCAAGCACAAGCTGTCGCGTATCGCGCTCCGTGAGCTCGGCAACAAGGGCCTGATTCCAGGCCTTGTGAAGTCGAGCTGGTAA
- the secY gene encoding preprotein translocase subunit SecY, with protein MVSAAEQLAANINFSALGKAEELKKRIWFTLGALLVYRLGTYIPLPGIDPSAWEQIFRTQAGGILGMFNMFAGGGIQRMAIFALNIMPYISASIIIQLMTTVSPTLEALKKEGEAGRKTINQYTRYLTVVLAVFQAYAIAIGLEGAGNVISDPGWMFRISTVITLTGGTMFLMWLGEQITSRGIGNGISLIIMAGIVAELPSAIAGTLELGRQGALSTGLILVVIVMAIVVTAFIVFMERAQRRLLIQYPKRQVGNRMFEGQSSHLPLKLNTSGVIPPIFASSLLLLPTTMANFAAGQGSGWLTTITTQLSHGRPLFLVLYISLIVFFCFFYTAIVFNPTETADNLKKHGGFIPGIRPGERTAEYIDYVLTRITVIGAIYISIVCLIPEILISYAAVPFYFGGTSLLIVVTVTMDTVAQVQGHLLAHQYEGLIKKSKLRGRRR; from the coding sequence ATGGTCTCTGCAGCGGAACAATTGGCAGCCAACATCAACTTCTCGGCGCTTGGAAAAGCCGAGGAGTTGAAGAAGCGTATCTGGTTCACGCTTGGCGCTCTGCTGGTCTACCGGCTCGGCACGTATATTCCGCTGCCGGGTATTGATCCGTCCGCGTGGGAACAGATTTTCCGCACCCAGGCCGGCGGCATTCTGGGCATGTTCAACATGTTCGCCGGCGGCGGCATCCAGCGCATGGCGATTTTCGCGCTGAACATCATGCCGTATATCTCGGCCTCGATCATCATTCAGCTGATGACGACGGTGTCGCCGACGCTGGAAGCGCTGAAGAAAGAGGGCGAGGCGGGCCGCAAGACGATCAATCAATACACCCGCTACCTGACCGTGGTGCTGGCCGTGTTCCAGGCCTATGCCATTGCCATCGGCCTTGAAGGCGCCGGCAATGTGATCAGCGATCCGGGCTGGATGTTCCGCATCTCGACCGTGATCACTCTGACGGGCGGCACCATGTTCCTGATGTGGCTCGGCGAGCAGATCACCTCGCGCGGTATCGGCAACGGCATTTCGCTGATCATCATGGCCGGCATCGTCGCCGAGCTGCCGTCGGCCATCGCCGGAACTCTTGAACTCGGCCGCCAGGGCGCGCTGTCCACCGGACTGATCCTGGTCGTGATCGTGATGGCGATCGTCGTCACCGCTTTCATCGTGTTCATGGAGCGCGCCCAGCGCCGCCTGTTGATCCAGTATCCGAAGCGCCAGGTCGGCAACCGCATGTTCGAGGGCCAGTCCTCGCATCTGCCGCTGAAGCTCAACACGTCGGGCGTGATCCCGCCGATCTTCGCGTCATCCCTGCTGCTGTTGCCCACCACGATGGCGAACTTCGCCGCCGGGCAGGGATCGGGCTGGTTGACCACGATCACGACGCAGCTCAGCCACGGACGGCCGCTGTTCCTCGTGCTGTATATCTCGCTGATCGTATTCTTCTGCTTCTTCTACACCGCGATCGTGTTCAACCCGACCGAGACCGCGGACAATCTGAAGAAGCATGGTGGCTTCATTCCGGGCATCCGTCCGGGCGAGCGCACCGCCGAATATATCGATTACGTGCTGACGCGCATCACGGTGATTGGCGCAATCTACATTTCGATCGTGTGCCTTATCCCGGAAATCCTGATCTCGTATGCGGCTGTGCCGTTCTATTTCGGCGGCACATCGCTGTTGATTGTGGTGACGGTGACTATGGACACGGTCGCACAAGTTCAGGGACACTTGCTGGCACACCAATACGAAGGCCTGATCAAGAAATCGAAGTTGCGGGGGCGACGTAGATGA
- the rplE gene encoding 50S ribosomal protein L5, with protein sequence MADTQKSYVPRLKTQFDEVIRGKLTKDFGYTNPMQVPVLTKVVLNMGIGEGVNDRKKVENAANDLALIAGQKTIITRSRKSIASFKLRDGQAIGTKVTLRKTRMYDFIDRLVNIALPRVRDFRGLNPKSFDGMGNYSLGLKEHIIFPEIDYDKVSDVWGMDITICTTARTDDEARALLVALNFPFRQ encoded by the coding sequence ATGGCTGATACGCAGAAGTCATACGTTCCGCGTCTGAAGACGCAGTTCGACGAGGTCATCCGCGGCAAGCTGACCAAGGATTTCGGTTATACGAATCCGATGCAGGTGCCGGTGCTCACCAAGGTTGTGCTCAATATGGGCATCGGCGAGGGCGTCAACGACCGCAAGAAGGTCGAGAATGCCGCGAACGATCTGGCCCTGATCGCCGGTCAAAAGACGATCATCACGCGTTCGCGCAAGTCGATCGCGAGCTTCAAGCTGCGCGACGGCCAGGCGATCGGCACCAAGGTCACGCTGCGCAAGACGCGGATGTATGACTTCATCGACCGCCTCGTGAATATCGCGCTGCCTCGCGTGCGAGACTTCCGCGGCCTGAACCCGAAAAGCTTCGATGGCATGGGCAATTATTCGCTCGGCCTCAAGGAACACATTATTTTCCCGGAAATCGACTACGACAAGGTGTCGGATGTCTGGGGAATGGACATCACAATCTGCACGACGGCGCGCACCGATGACGAGGCGCGTGCGCTGCTCGTGGCGTTAAACTTCCCCTTCCGGCAGTGA
- the rplQ gene encoding 50S ribosomal protein L17 yields the protein MRHGKAHRKLNRTAEHRKAMFGNMCAALIKHEQIITTLPKAKELRPVVEKLITLGKRGDLHARRQAVAQMRDVGMVKKLFEVLGPRYKERNGGYTRIIKAGFRYGDSAPVAVIEFVDRDEDAKGQDSGPVQAKAEDAAAA from the coding sequence ATGCGTCACGGCAAGGCTCACCGGAAACTCAACAGGACCGCCGAGCATCGCAAGGCGATGTTTGGCAACATGTGCGCAGCCCTGATCAAGCACGAGCAGATCATCACCACGCTGCCGAAGGCGAAAGAGCTTCGCCCGGTTGTTGAGAAGCTGATTACGCTGGGCAAGCGCGGCGACCTGCATGCGCGCCGGCAGGCTGTTGCGCAGATGCGCGACGTCGGCATGGTCAAGAAGCTCTTCGAGGTGCTTGGCCCCCGCTACAAGGAGCGCAACGGCGGCTATACCCGCATCATCAAGGCTGGTTTCCGCTACGGCGATTCCGCTCCGGTTGCGGTGATCGAATTCGTCGATCGCGACGAGGATGCAAAGGGCCAGGATTCAGGTCCGGTGCAGGCCAAAGCTGAGGACGCGGCCGCAGCGTAA
- a CDS encoding DUF1330 domain-containing protein, translating into MAAYVISEVEFRDPALVAQYRAIAQDTIERYGGRYLVRGGAAELVEGSGELRTMIIVEFPSMEAARQWYRSPEYAEALKVRRDALERRLIFVEGVPG; encoded by the coding sequence ATGGCGGCCTATGTGATATCGGAAGTGGAGTTCCGCGATCCGGCGCTGGTGGCACAATATCGGGCGATTGCGCAGGACACGATCGAACGCTATGGCGGCCGTTATCTCGTTCGCGGCGGGGCCGCCGAACTGGTCGAAGGCAGCGGTGAGCTGCGCACGATGATCATCGTCGAATTTCCGTCGATGGAGGCCGCGCGCCAGTGGTACCGCTCTCCCGAATATGCCGAGGCGCTAAAGGTGCGCCGCGATGCGCTGGAGCGCCGGCTGATCTTCGTCGAGGGTGTCCCCGGTTGA
- the rpsM gene encoding 30S ribosomal protein S13, translating to MARIAGVNIPTNKRVVIALQYIHGIGEKAADDIMQQLHIPYERRVSQLTDAEVLQIREMIDRDYTVEGDLRRETAMNIKRLMDLGCYRGLRHRRGLPVRGQRTHTNARTRKGPAKAIAGKKK from the coding sequence GTGGCCCGTATCGCAGGTGTCAATATTCCGACCAACAAGCGCGTCGTCATCGCGCTTCAATACATTCATGGCATCGGCGAGAAAGCAGCCGACGACATCATGCAGCAGCTACACATTCCGTATGAACGGCGTGTGTCGCAACTCACCGACGCCGAGGTGCTGCAGATCCGCGAGATGATCGATCGCGATTATACGGTCGAGGGCGATCTGCGCCGCGAAACGGCAATGAACATCAAGCGTCTCATGGATCTCGGTTGCTACCGCGGTCTGCGTCACCGCAGGGGCCTGCCGGTGCGCGGTCAGCGCACGCACACCAACGCCCGTACCCGCAAGGGGCCGGCGAAGGCGATTGCAGGCAAGAAGAAGTAA
- the rpsH gene encoding 30S ribosomal protein S8 produces MAVNDPIGDLITRIRNAQERHKQKVSSPGSKLRERVLEVLKSEGYIRGFSTVEHKDGRNELEIELKYFDGTPVIRDISRVSKPGRRVYVAVKNLPRVNNGLGISILSTPKGVMADHSARDANVGGELLCTVF; encoded by the coding sequence ATGGCTGTGAACGATCCGATCGGCGATTTGATCACCCGCATTCGCAATGCGCAGGAGCGGCACAAGCAGAAGGTGTCGTCGCCTGGTTCCAAGCTGCGCGAGCGCGTTCTCGAGGTGTTGAAGTCCGAAGGCTATATCCGCGGGTTTTCGACCGTGGAGCACAAGGACGGACGCAACGAGCTGGAGATCGAGCTGAAATATTTCGACGGCACGCCGGTGATCCGCGATATCTCGCGTGTGTCGAAGCCCGGCCGCCGCGTCTATGTGGCGGTGAAGAACCTGCCGCGGGTCAATAACGGCCTCGGCATTTCCATCCTGTCGACCCCGAAGGGTGTCATGGCGGATCACTCCGCGCGTGACGCCAATGTCGGCGGCGAACTGCTCTGCACGGTGTTCTGA
- the rplF gene encoding 50S ribosomal protein L6, with translation MSRVGKKPVTVPSGVTANVQGKTISVKGPKGTLSLVVDDRVKVAMDKGEISVDPADESKEARALWGTTRANLNNIVTGVTQGFERKLEITGVGYRAAVQGKNLQLALGYSHDVVYPIPEGIAVATPKPTEIVVTGIDRRKVGQVAAEIRAYRPPEPYKGKGVKYSDEFIFRKEGKKK, from the coding sequence ATGTCCCGCGTCGGCAAGAAACCGGTCACTGTCCCGTCAGGCGTTACCGCCAATGTGCAGGGCAAGACCATCAGCGTGAAGGGGCCGAAAGGCACCTTGTCGCTCGTCGTCGACGACCGCGTGAAGGTCGCGATGGACAAGGGTGAGATCAGCGTCGATCCGGCTGACGAGAGCAAGGAGGCGCGCGCGCTGTGGGGCACCACGCGAGCGAACCTGAACAATATCGTCACCGGCGTCACGCAGGGCTTCGAGCGCAAGCTCGAAATCACCGGCGTCGGTTATCGTGCGGCCGTGCAGGGCAAGAACCTGCAGCTCGCGCTCGGTTACAGCCACGACGTCGTCTATCCGATCCCGGAAGGCATCGCGGTTGCGACGCCGAAGCCGACCGAAATCGTCGTGACCGGCATCGACCGCAGAAAGGTCGGCCAGGTGGCGGCCGAGATCCGCGCTTACCGTCCGCCGGAGCCCTACAAGGGCAAGGGCGTGAAGTATTCCGACGAATTCATCTTCCGCAAGGAAGGCAAGAAGAAGTAA
- the rpmD gene encoding 50S ribosomal protein L30 produces the protein MAANKTIKVEQVGSPIRRDSAQRKTLIGLGLNKIGRVKELQDNPSTRGMIDKVGHLVRIVEGK, from the coding sequence ATGGCAGCGAACAAAACCATTAAGGTCGAGCAGGTCGGTAGCCCGATCCGCAGAGACAGCGCGCAGCGCAAGACGCTGATCGGTCTCGGCTTGAACAAGATTGGCCGCGTGAAGGAATTGCAGGACAATCCTTCGACCCGCGGCATGATCGACAAGGTCGGGCATCTGGTCCGCATCGTCGAAGGAAAATAG
- the rplX gene encoding 50S ribosomal protein L24, giving the protein MAAKIRKGDKVIVLTGRDKGRSGEVIEVRPTEGRALVRGVNMVKRHQKQTAQQEGGIISKEASIHLSNIALADPKDGKPTRVGFKIMNDGRKVRVARRSGAEIDG; this is encoded by the coding sequence ATGGCGGCCAAGATCCGTAAAGGCGACAAGGTCATTGTCCTGACCGGCCGCGACAAGGGTCGCTCCGGTGAGGTGATCGAGGTGCGTCCGACCGAAGGTCGTGCGCTGGTTCGCGGCGTCAACATGGTGAAGCGTCACCAGAAGCAGACGGCGCAGCAGGAAGGCGGCATCATCTCGAAAGAGGCGAGCATCCACCTGTCGAATATCGCGCTGGCGGACCCGAAGGACGGCAAGCCGACCCGCGTTGGATTCAAAATCATGAATGACGGACGCAAGGTGCGTGTCGCACGGCGTTCGGGAGCTGAGATCGATGGCTGA
- the rpsQ gene encoding 30S ribosomal protein S17 has translation MPKRQLHGLVVSDKQDKTVIVSVERRFTHPVLKKTIRRTTKYHAHDETNEYSVGDMVWIEEHKPISKLKRWSVTQGEKKKKVL, from the coding sequence ATGCCAAAGCGTCAGTTGCATGGCCTCGTCGTGAGCGACAAGCAGGACAAGACGGTCATCGTGAGCGTCGAGCGCCGTTTTACGCACCCGGTTTTGAAAAAGACCATCCGGCGTACGACCAAGTACCACGCTCATGACGAGACCAACGAATACTCGGTCGGCGACATGGTCTGGATCGAAGAGCACAAGCCGATTTCAAAGCTCAAGCGCTGGTCTGTGACCCAGGGCGAAAAGAAAAAGAAGGTGCTGTGA
- a CDS encoding DNA-directed RNA polymerase subunit alpha produces MGANVTIQKNWQELIRPNKLQVSAGADPRREATLIAEPLERGFGLTLGNALRRILLSSLQGAAVQSVHIDGVLHEFSSIAGVREDVTDIVLNIKDIAIKMQGEGPKRMVVKKSGPGIVTAGDISTVGDIVILNPELVLCTLDEGAEIRMEFTVNTGKGYVASERNRPEDAPIGLIPVDSLYSPVKKVSYKVENTREGQILDYDKLTLQIETNGAVSPEDALAYAARILQDQLNVFVNFEEPRKEVVAESIPDLAFNPAFLKKVDELELSVRSANCLKNDNIVYIGDLVQKTKAEMLRTPNFGRKSLNEIKEVLAQMGLHLGMEVPGWPPENIDDLAKRFEDHY; encoded by the coding sequence ATGGGTGCAAACGTGACGATCCAGAAAAATTGGCAGGAACTGATCAGGCCGAACAAGCTGCAGGTGTCGGCGGGTGCCGATCCGCGTCGTGAGGCGACGCTGATCGCAGAACCGCTTGAGCGCGGCTTTGGTCTCACACTTGGTAATGCGCTGCGGCGCATTTTGTTGTCTTCGCTGCAGGGCGCCGCTGTGCAGTCAGTCCATATCGACGGTGTGCTGCACGAATTCTCGTCGATTGCCGGCGTCCGCGAGGACGTGACCGACATCGTCCTCAATATCAAGGACATCGCCATCAAGATGCAGGGCGAAGGCCCCAAGCGCATGGTGGTGAAGAAGTCCGGCCCCGGCATCGTGACCGCCGGCGACATCTCGACCGTCGGCGATATCGTCATCCTCAATCCGGAACTCGTGCTCTGCACCCTGGACGAGGGGGCCGAGATCCGCATGGAATTCACCGTCAATACCGGCAAGGGCTATGTCGCCTCCGAGCGCAATCGTCCCGAGGATGCGCCGATCGGCCTGATCCCGGTCGACAGCCTGTATTCGCCGGTGAAGAAGGTCTCCTACAAGGTCGAGAACACCCGCGAAGGTCAGATCCTCGATTACGACAAGCTGACGCTGCAGATCGAAACCAATGGCGCGGTGTCGCCTGAGGACGCGCTCGCCTATGCTGCACGCATCCTGCAGGACCAGCTCAACGTGTTCGTGAATTTCGAGGAGCCGCGCAAGGAAGTCGTCGCCGAGTCGATCCCCGATCTCGCCTTCAACCCGGCCTTCCTCAAGAAGGTGGACGAACTGGAATTGTCGGTGCGTTCGGCCAACTGCCTGAAGAACGACAACATTGTCTATATCGGCGATCTCGTTCAGAAGACCAAAGCCGAGATGCTGCGGACCCCGAATTTCGGCCGCAAGTCGCTGAACGAAATCAAGGAAGTGCTGGCGCAGATGGGCCTGCACCTCGGTATGGAAGTGCCTGGCTGGCCGCCGGAGAATATCGACGACCTCGCCAAGCGTTTCGAGGACCATTACTGA
- the rplN gene encoding 50S ribosomal protein L14, with product MIQMQTNLDVADNSGARRVMCIKVLGGSKRKYATIGDIIVVSVKEAIPRGRVKKGDVMKAVVVRISKDIKRSDGSVIRFDRNAAVLINNQSEPVGTRIFGPVPRELRAKNHMKIISLAPEVL from the coding sequence ATGATTCAGATGCAAACTAACCTGGACGTTGCCGATAATTCCGGCGCGCGCCGCGTCATGTGCATCAAAGTTCTGGGCGGCTCGAAGCGGAAATATGCCACCATCGGCGACATCATCGTGGTGTCGGTGAAGGAGGCGATCCCGCGCGGCCGCGTGAAGAAGGGCGACGTCATGAAGGCGGTCGTCGTGCGGATTTCGAAGGACATCAAGCGGTCCGACGGTTCCGTGATCCGTTTTGATCGCAATGCGGCCGTGCTGATCAACAATCAGTCGGAGCCGGTCGGCACCCGTATCTTCGGACCGGTGCCTCGCGAATTGCGTGCCAAGAACCATATGAAGATCATTTCGCTCGCCCCGGAGGTGCTGTGA
- the rpmC gene encoding 50S ribosomal protein L29, translating to MKIADVRVMSVDQLDDEVLKLKKEQFNLRFQRATGQLENTSRVRQVRRDIARLKTVARQKNTKKD from the coding sequence ATGAAGATCGCAGACGTCCGCGTGATGAGCGTCGACCAGCTCGACGACGAAGTGCTGAAGCTGAAGAAAGAGCAGTTCAACCTGCGCTTCCAGCGTGCCACCGGCCAGCTTGAGAACACCTCGCGCGTTCGCCAGGTGCGCCGCGATATCGCGCGTCTGAAGACGGTCGCGCGTCAGAAGAATACGAAGAAGGATTGA
- a CDS encoding zinc-binding alcohol dehydrogenase family protein, with translation MKAVGYHKSLPIADAQSLIDVDLPVPTPAGRDLRVAVKAISVNPVDTKMRVRSAPSDGETAVLGWDVAGVVDAIDPDVTMFRPGDEVWYAGAIDRPGANAQLHLVDERIVGRKPASLSFTQAAALPLTTITAWELLFDRLAVRPGKSPDDRTLLIIGGAGGVGSILIQLARRLTGLTIVATASRPETTQWCLDLGAHAVIDHSKPLREQIDKLKIPPVSLVASLTNTDQHFEAIVDLIAPQGHFGLIDDPATLAVSLLKRKSVALHWEFMYTRSLFQTADMIAQHNLLNDVAALIDDGVVRSTLGEEYGAINAANLKRAHAMLESGRAKGKIVLAGWD, from the coding sequence ATGAAAGCCGTCGGCTATCACAAGTCCCTTCCCATTGCGGATGCGCAATCGCTGATCGATGTCGATCTCCCCGTCCCGACGCCGGCGGGACGCGACCTGCGCGTTGCGGTGAAAGCGATTTCGGTCAATCCGGTCGATACCAAGATGCGGGTGCGGTCAGCGCCGTCCGACGGTGAAACGGCGGTCCTTGGCTGGGACGTCGCAGGCGTGGTCGATGCCATCGACCCGGACGTGACGATGTTCAGGCCAGGCGACGAAGTCTGGTATGCGGGTGCGATCGACCGGCCGGGCGCAAACGCGCAACTGCATCTCGTGGACGAGCGCATCGTCGGACGTAAGCCGGCATCACTCTCGTTCACGCAGGCCGCGGCCCTGCCGCTGACGACGATCACCGCCTGGGAGTTGCTGTTCGACCGACTTGCCGTTCGCCCGGGCAAGTCACCCGATGATCGAACCCTGCTGATCATCGGCGGCGCCGGCGGCGTCGGATCGATCCTCATTCAACTGGCGCGGCGCCTCACCGGGTTGACGATTGTCGCCACGGCCTCGCGCCCGGAAACCACGCAGTGGTGTCTCGATCTCGGCGCGCATGCGGTGATCGATCACAGCAAGCCGCTGCGTGAGCAGATCGACAAGCTGAAAATCCCGCCGGTCAGCCTCGTCGCCAGCCTGACCAACACCGACCAGCATTTCGAAGCGATTGTCGATCTGATCGCACCACAGGGTCATTTCGGACTGATTGACGATCCGGCAACGCTCGCGGTGTCGCTGTTGAAGCGCAAAAGCGTCGCGCTGCATTGGGAATTCATGTACACGCGCAGCCTGTTCCAGACCGCTGACATGATCGCGCAGCATAATCTGCTCAACGATGTCGCGGCGCTGATCGACGACGGCGTTGTCAGGTCGACGCTTGGCGAGGAGTATGGCGCGATCAATGCCGCCAATCTGAAGCGCGCGCATGCCATGCTGGAAAGCGGGCGCGCCAAGGGCAAGATCGTGCTGGCGGGATGGGATTGA
- a CDS encoding adenylate kinase — translation MRLILLGPPGAGKGTQAQRLVEKHGIVQLSTGDMLRAAVAAGTPVGQRAKDIMARGELVPDDVVVDIIADRIEQPDAKNGFILDGFPRTVGQAEALEKLLARKGLKLDGVIELMVDDSILLQRIEKRIADMQARGEPVRADDNAESLGKRLTAYHLQTAPLSHYYRQKGLHKATDGMAPIDEVTEAIGQLLASKPRRKAAATGKRRARVTTGRRPAGRKPAARTAPRSASGGASGRATGKSTAKKAKKVSKGVVRKAAAKKKPARKAAKRTKAAKAAKSATTRRKAVKTRNSTRNRASKARSGRGRRLTKRR, via the coding sequence ATGAGGTTGATCCTGCTCGGACCGCCGGGGGCGGGTAAGGGCACTCAAGCGCAGAGGCTGGTTGAGAAGCACGGCATCGTGCAGCTTTCCACTGGCGATATGCTCCGCGCCGCGGTTGCGGCCGGCACGCCAGTAGGACAGCGCGCCAAGGATATCATGGCGCGCGGCGAGCTTGTTCCGGACGATGTGGTGGTCGATATCATCGCTGACCGGATCGAGCAGCCCGACGCGAAGAATGGTTTCATTCTCGATGGGTTTCCGCGCACGGTCGGCCAGGCCGAAGCGCTGGAAAAGCTGCTGGCGAGGAAGGGCCTGAAGCTCGACGGCGTGATCGAGCTGATGGTCGATGACAGCATCCTGCTGCAGCGGATCGAGAAGCGAATCGCGGACATGCAGGCGCGTGGCGAACCCGTCCGGGCCGATGACAATGCCGAATCGCTCGGCAAGCGCCTGACTGCCTACCACCTCCAGACGGCGCCGCTGTCGCATTACTACCGCCAGAAAGGCCTGCACAAGGCCACCGATGGCATGGCGCCGATCGATGAGGTGACCGAAGCGATCGGGCAGCTTCTGGCGTCGAAACCGCGCCGGAAGGCCGCTGCTACGGGCAAACGCCGGGCCCGGGTGACGACTGGTCGCCGCCCGGCAGGCCGCAAGCCGGCTGCGCGGACCGCGCCAAGAAGTGCTTCAGGAGGCGCGTCAGGGCGCGCGACTGGCAAGTCGACCGCCAAAAAGGCGAAAAAGGTATCTAAGGGTGTCGTCCGCAAGGCCGCCGCCAAGAAGAAGCCGGCCAGAAAGGCGGCTAAACGCACCAAAGCCGCGAAAGCGGCCAAAAGTGCAACCACCCGCCGCAAGGCGGTCAAGACGAGGAACTCGACCCGGAATCGGGCTTCAAAAGCCCGTTCCGGCCGCGGCCGGAGGTTGACGAAGCGTCGTTGA
- the rplR gene encoding 50S ribosomal protein L18, with translation MAHKTKTERRQARVRRAVKAAANGRMRLSVHRSSKHIYAQVIDDVNGVTLVAASTLEKTQRETGKTGADIEAAKVVGKLVAERASEKGIKNVVFDRGRFMFHGRIKALADAAREGGLSF, from the coding sequence ATGGCACACAAAACCAAGACAGAGCGCCGTCAGGCGCGTGTTCGCCGCGCCGTCAAGGCGGCGGCCAACGGCCGCATGCGGCTTTCCGTGCATCGCTCCTCCAAGCATATCTATGCTCAGGTGATCGATGACGTGAACGGCGTCACGCTCGTTGCCGCATCGACGCTGGAAAAGACCCAGCGCGAGACCGGCAAGACCGGCGCCGATATCGAAGCGGCGAAGGTGGTCGGCAAGCTCGTTGCCGAACGCGCAAGCGAGAAGGGGATCAAGAATGTGGTCTTCGATCGCGGGCGCTTCATGTTCCATGGCCGCATCAAGGCTTTGGCCGACGCTGCGCGCGAAGGTGGACTGAGTTTCTAA
- the rpsK gene encoding 30S ribosomal protein S11, whose product MAKEVTRVRRRERKNIVSGIAHVNASFNNTMITITDAQGNTIAWSTAGTMGFKGSRKSTPYAAQIASEDAAKKAQEHGMRTLEVEVSGPGSGRESALRALQSAGFTITSIRDVTPIPHNGCRPRKRRRV is encoded by the coding sequence ATGGCAAAGGAAGTGACGCGCGTCCGTCGCCGCGAGCGCAAAAATATCGTCTCCGGCATCGCGCATGTGAATGCCAGCTTCAACAACACCATGATCACCATAACCGACGCACAAGGCAATACGATTGCTTGGTCGACGGCTGGTACGATGGGGTTCAAAGGCTCGCGCAAATCGACCCCTTACGCCGCGCAGATTGCGAGCGAAGACGCCGCCAAGAAGGCGCAGGAACACGGCATGCGCACGCTTGAAGTCGAAGTGTCGGGCCCGGGCTCGGGACGCGAATCAGCCCTTCGCGCGCTGCAGTCGGCGGGCTTCACGATCACCTCGATCCGCGACGTGACGCCGATCCCGCATAACGGCTGCCGTCCGCGCAAGAGGCGCCGCGTATAA